TGAGTAGCATTTAGAGTTTAAACACGCATTGTGGTAGCTAACTGAACACACATGATCAATCCAATCTGTTAGATGCAGCTAATGTTACCACTAGAAGAAAATGTGTTGGACAACTGACTCTTTGCAGATACTCTCTCTGATAAATGTTGTCGTTGGCCTGCTGCTCAACACAAACGAGTGTAATCCCGCTTAGTCAACAAATGTGGGACAAATGCACTTAATGCATGGTGTTATACGGGAGGGGGAGAACTGCTGGATGGAGAGTGAATGGGAGGAGGATTAGTGAGGAGCTACGGGATGAGATGGGTTGGAGAATAAATGCAGAGTGGTGGTGCAGATTGCCATTGGACATCTGCTCCATATAAATGAGAGATTAACTCTTCTTGTCAGCCTAGTGGGTCTGGTGCAATTATTGATCTGTGAGATACGCTCCTAATACCATCTTTCTAAGTCGTTGGTAGAAATCATACATAATTTATGGTATGCACACTGCACGAATCTCTGAGTTATTAACGTCCTAGATTTCATCCTCGCGTGGCTGCATGTCCACTCGTAATTTCTTATCAAGTACGAGCAACTATGATTGACCATAGATATTATTATAGTTGACAGCGATCACTGTGCTTTTTCTTgcactttttttttgagaaattcaAGTTTCTACACTAGTGTGTAGTGTTTGCGATCAAAATCAAGGCACGCAACAGGCCACCCGTACCATGCACCTGTGCAGAGAGTAGGACCCCCAATTTTCTATTAATAGAGTAGTACTAATTGCCAGTTTAGCTCTATTAACTTAGGTATTTAGGATAACATTATAGTGACCAACTGTATCATTTGTACTCGTAATTTTTCTTTTTGCAGGTGTAGTTGTAATTAAATTATTCCAACAACAAAAATTTAGGGTCTATTTAATATGTCAAATCTACTAATAAAAAAAAGCTTTGTCAAAATAATGCTTTGGACAATTGGATCTACGTCAGAACCTATGTGGATCCCCTAAAAAAAGAAGCTATGTGGATCGTGATAGTCTACCTCATGTTCTTGTAGACCGCGTCGATACTGAAGAAAAAGGAAAGGGACGCGTGAAATGGTCAGCACGCCAACAGCACAGCCCGGTCTTCACATCCTCAGTCTATTTTGATCAAGTACGTACCAGCTGCTTGTGTTCCCACCTACACACAATATTCAAAGTCCAAAATCCAGGTACACAAACTTCATTCTACGCTCCCACCAACCGCACATGTTTCTCCATCACACCGGGTGTAGCCTGTATTGTTCTATATATAGGACCCGACACTGCCTCCTAGGAAAGCAAACACATTCTCCGCTCAAGGATCGATACACACCTGCCTTACAAGTTATAATATCCTCTGCTAGCTCTCTTTACAGTTCCAACCGCAATGGCTGCCAGGAGAACCATTCTTCTCGCCGTGGCTGCGATGGCCGTCCTGAGCACCGCGTCAGCGGCAATCTACAACGTGGGCGAGCCGGGCGGTGCATGGGACCTTAGCACCAACTACGGCACTTGGGCGTCCTCTAGGAACTTCCAAACCAGCGATCAGATCGTCTTCAAGTACTCCCCTCGGGCACACGATGTCCTTGAAGTCAGCAAGGCAGACTACGACTCTTGCAGCACGGCCAACCCCATCACCACCTTCAACTCCGGGAATGATGTTGTCACCCTCACAGCCACCGGCACCCGGTACTTCATTTGTGGTTTCCCTGGTCATTGCGCGGGCGGCATGAAGGTTAAGATCGATGTCATGCCAGGATCCTCCTCTACGTCACCCGCCCCGGCCAGCGGCCCAAGTGCAAGCAATGCTCCCCCGCCGACACCTGTCTCCGCTGCCACCAATGTGGAGGCAACGGGATTTGGCCTTGCCGTTTTGCTTGCCATTGCCGGCCTCATGGCTTGAGTGCATCTCTGTAGTCGCAGGCACATGTGTATTTTATGTATATTCAAGTAATTATTACTAGCAACTATCTGTGTGTATGATCAAGTTGTTATGTGTATGTTGGGTGTATTCCGGCTTTGTGTATTGCTGATTCATTTTGGAGGATTTATTAATAAAGATTCTTTTGGTCTTATACAACATTTGTCTTGAAACACGTTCATTCTAAAACATGAGAGCCAACAATTTTGTAATTTAAACTTGTAGTACAGAAATACATAGTTAGATTAGACATGCAATTAGTATTGCCCCTGATTGTAAATGAACTGTCCCGAACAACCAGCTGCAACAAATGGTGAACAACTAGGATGCCCCCGACCCCAGACATACTGGATCAAAATCGGCTCGGAAAATCCCTACTTTTTGGATGATGGAGTGTGATACATGTTCCTGTTTCTGGTGTTGCACGGGACAATCACCGTCGAGGGAGAGAGAGCCATGGGAGTGGGTGACGGGTGCTTTTGGGGAATGAATTCTTCCCTATTACATtaatagaaaaagggtcaaacgtgaagcacattagtgccggtttgtatttgagccggcacaaatgtatacattagtgccggttccaacggctagccgggccgctctcattagtaccggttcgtggctaacctttagcaccggttcgtgccacgaaccggtactaatgagagtggtggcaggatgttgtcagtctaggccccctccagcacctttagtaccggttcttgacacgaaccggtactaaaggtcgtcctacataaacccttcgtccacccgagctcgctctgttctttccctttcccctctcctctctgttctacccctcttcctctcgagctca
Above is a genomic segment from Triticum dicoccoides isolate Atlit2015 ecotype Zavitan unplaced genomic scaffold, WEW_v2.0 scaffold137800, whole genome shotgun sequence containing:
- the LOC119343700 gene encoding mavicyanin-like, yielding MAARRTILLAVAAMAVLSTASAAIYNVGEPGGAWDLSTNYGTWASSRNFQTSDQIVFKYSPRAHDVLEVSKADYDSCSTANPITTFNSGNDVVTLTATGTRYFICGFPGHCAGGMKVKIDVMPGSSSTSPAPASGPSASNAPPPTPVSAATNVEATGFGLAVLLAIAGLMA